The genome window cacagcactttggtcctaTAAAATTGGCAGATGgacttctgtgtgaacacaaacacgtcccgtGTTTTGGGATTGCTCCCATAAAGAGGACCTGGTGATATTGCGTAACATTTACGGAAAGAATTCAGTGTGAAAaagacacagaaacaattcTGTAAGGTGTGTGCCGTAGTCAGGAGATGCAATGTCATTTCAAccagaagttatggttcagctctttgacacagggTTTCaacgcagatcaacattcatgtCGAGAAATGTCAGAAAACTGGATTGAaacagagatcagggagctcatcACTATCTTCGctaaagctgagatcattcaccagcatgacagaacagcgCATCACGTGCTCCTTATGAccttgtcataaacaaaaatgcatgtgcaTGGTTTCCCCcaaaagaaaaatcacagctAATGAGAATGGAGCACTTGCGACATTGAACCTACCACCAGTCACACATTTTCGTTGAGAcggacatgtcagtcaattttaaatgtacattttagtagGGGTGCTCCGATCATTGCCGGTCTCCACTAAAAATAGATAGAGCCCTCTGGCTtgtggatgtagcggcatttcaccgtaattcattgagaaacaatAGCAAGCACTATCGGCtgattgatcggagcatccctacattttagcggttaccttggtgtcgtcatcagataacaaaataaaacaaatggagcagctcaCCCAATTTGTTGCGAGACCAGTGGGCTTTCTTTCCGTCTGACTGCTGCATGaggggctgcagactgcacacgtcggtgttgtttacattcgggtccagtcgggttaaaaaattgccactggttCGGACTCTGGTCTAATTTTCttgggtttgtctcgggtcgggtctttcgtttaaaaaaaattatttatgcacgtcgggttcaGGTATAAAATAATTcaggtcatttcgggtcgggtacatttttttttggacCCAAGAAGACCTCTAATAGCCGGCCTTCAACCACATGACCATCTacaccagtggttttcaaacccTGGGTCGCGACCCTCTGGTGTGTCGCGGAAATTAAAAACTGGGTCGCCAGAAAGATTTCAGAAAAATGttactaaaataatttattcaattttattataaaaacaataataataacaacatacTTGAATAAAAgcacagtaaaaaatatcttttaaatacACGAAACAAAAAAATACTCCACCACTGTGTCACATGACCCATGTGCTTGCGCAGCTTAGTGTATTAAATTGCGCGCGGGGTCACAGCCATTTTCCCCCTTGAAATGATGCAAGGAGAAATAAAAACtcctaaataaaaataaaaatgtgtttggtctgattttaacaaatatatattttaaatgtatttgattGGTTTGTGGATAGTGAGCGCGCCACCGCTTGGTTGAGTTTTGACGTGAGACTGACACGTTGTGGTTCTGCTGTTATCTTTGAACTATTTTCGCTGctgataaaacaaaaacagtcaacattgcGTCTAAAATGTAATTGACTAAATATGAATTACTTGTTTAGTAAACTGTCATATGAAATCTGTAAATTTTCAACCGTGATGTGATGCTGCTTAGCtgtatcatgttattaaaaactcaacatttttacCGCAGTATGTTAAACCCACTTTGTTAACACAGTGTAAACtcactttgtgtttgctgtgcttatttgtttaacttagTGTTATTACATTATGCACTTCGGTCGTCATTGAGAAAAGGATGCAGAATCATTATTGTGTTTTGGTGATTGTTATTGGCGTTTTAATCTTACTTGCCCCTGATAAGCGGACAAGTGTTTGATGTAGAGCCCTGCGACGTGTTTTTAGACTGCTTTGGTAGGTACAGGCTAGGTCCAATCTTTATGACCCCTCCGTTGTATTGCGTGTGTCAGTTCCTCTTCGTTTTTTGTCCATTATCATAATTCatgatattatgcattgcaGTGAGGTTGATCTCATTTGTGCCCCTCtgaaaaaatgaaatgcccGTCCGTGAATTTGTGTCTGGCGTCGGGTCTGCTCATTAGGTACGGTATGTACATACAGACGTGCACGTTTCACAGGTCTCACTCCATTCTGACGGCTTTCGGCCCCGCCCTGCTTCATGCTACTGCGAGAGTGTGTGTGGGGGGTGGGGTAGAGTGTGGGTCgcataatctttatttttttaaattagggtCGCTcctaaaaaagtttgaaaaccactgatctacaCCACCAAAGAAATCTGGTTGAATgtgtttcgactacctctgaatgtggtctgAACTCTGaagtggacaagctcaaaacattttacacctgtatttagcgttgtccatcttaataccaggtgtaaacagccacttagatgatttaaaaatattttgtccaTAGCTGTGCACGTGAGTGTTTAACACCAGTTTATCTGGGCTGATACCCTCTTTATTGGACCAATACCATGGCCATTttcatgtttgtaaccaaactgttcatgagcaccattcacttccatagtattatttttcctactattgaagtgaatggggctcatgatcagtttggttacaaacatccctcaaaatatcttcctttgtgttcatcagaaaaaaaatgtatacaggtttgtaacaacatgagagtgagtaaatgataacagaattttcatttttgggtgaactgtccctttaacatggTCCtcagattatttaaaatatatatattccgACTAATGCTATGCATACGAATACTCCATTAATGCGTTGAAACTGCTATTTTTATTAAGCACTAGCCAATGTTTATTTGATGGTTGCCTCATTCACATTCAGGGCTGTTGGCATGCTGTAAACAACAGGGATGCTTGTCATTTGATGGGTTACTGTTTAATGTGAAGGCTTATTAGGTTGTGAAGCAGCCATGCAAGTGTATCTGGAGTATTTCATCTTGTTTTCACACGTGTAACTCTTCCTATCAAAATTCCAGTGCCTACTGTGTGGCGTCTTCCAGAGAATTGTAATTCTTTCCAGTGGTGGGCAAATGGGTGGAAAAATACTGCAGGGCTTAAAAGAGCTTCCGTGAGAAAGTTTAGCTGACAAGGTCATGTTTAATCCCGTAAGTGGTTAAAAAGTTCTCATGATTATAGATACTGAGAGTGGGTTTATTGAATATTCGTCTCCATGGTAACACAAATAGCACTGCTTTAAACCGATTTTTAACTAGATCCTGCTGGCGTATTGTTATGGCCAAATTGTCCAGGGATGTCTGATATCCCTGTGAATGGGCTTTGTGACAAACAAGTACCACATTTGTGCCTTTGTTTCCCAGGCTCCACTCTCGCCCTGACCCCTTGGTTCAACCAGGATCCAAAATGAGCATAAGCAGTGATGAGGTCAATTTCCTGGTGTACAGATACCTGCAGGAGTCGGGTATGTATCATCTGTCTTTATGTGCCTTGTGAAGCTTGCTAACCaggcaatcccagaatgcattgggAAAAATATTTTCCTTCATAAGTTAAACAAACGCCTTCCTTTCCTCTGCAGGATTTTCCCATTCAGCATTCACCTTTGGCATAGAGAGCCACATAAGCCAGTCCAACATCAACGGAGCTCTGGTGCCCCCTGCTGCCCTCATCTCCATCATCCAGAAGGGCCTGCAGTATGTGGAGGCAGAAGTCAGCATCAATGAGGTCAGTgagtaatataagtctcagagGTATGTGTAAGATCAGTAATGTCGCATCTTAAACCTTTAATAAATTGTGGTCTATAGGACGGTACCCTGTTTGACGGGCGGCCGATCGAGTCTCTGTCCTTGATTGATGCTGTGATGCCAGATGTGGTGCAGACGCGGCAGCAGGTGTATAAAGATAAGCTGGCTCAGCAGCAAGCTGCCGCCGCCTCCAGTGCATCATCGGCTGCAGCTGCCAAGAACGGAGAAAACACGGCTAATGGAGAGGAGAACGGCGCACACACGCTGTCCAGTGAGCTCACTTTCTGTATTTAACTGTTTGGAAACTGATGAGATCTTGTAAAGTCCAGTTTAGTCTAACAGAATATTTGTTTAGTATAATGCTTAATCTTTGACTTAGAGATCAGTCAAATTAAAGTAATTAAGTTTTGGTATCTTGCTTTTACAGACCACCATTCAGACATGATGGAGGTGGACAGGGTGGTGGAGATCCCAGCCAGTAAAGCCATGGTGCTACGGGGCCATGAATCTGAGGTCTTCATCTGTGCTTGGAACCCTGTCAGTGACCTGCTGGCCTCTGGGTCAGTATCAAGCAAAAGCTTCTTCATAgaccttttctttttttcagtgaatctgtgaaaatattttgccataaagtaatacatttagggggcggtttcccggacagggtttagattaattcagcactaggccttagttatattatgacatttaagtaggttttacaaacaaaccttacaaaaaacaatactgagtCAAAACAAGGGCACTGATTTGTCTACCTCAACTTTaggggtgtcctcgactaaggatttacatattcgaatcagaattgtcgaatctttctATGTCGACCATTATTCGAATCAtctatgtttgtgtgtgcatgggttgggaaGGGGGACAGACCAGGTAAAggtacatttaacttttattttctttcaaaagcagcacacataaacaacattctgataaagtgaccaaaactgtctttcaagtgatgaacgaagacaaaactgacgatgcatttatatctttttcttttaaaaggtaaaatgtaaggcaacataATCATTTGTTTAATCattcctttaaaacattttaaagccacgatctacagaacatcacacaaagatataacaaaaaaatatttcgataactaaacctaaaaaaaaacaaatgtgatcctgccttggaaaccctGGCTACAATTCagtgattttatttaatttggagatttagCGCCTCAAAGCAGTCATGCCCAAAAAACGACAAATGAcatataatttgtgattgttaatgtaaatgataaaaacgaAGCTGTATATACAATTCATTTAACgtaatttataacaagaaaaacactgaaattaatgatttcaTAGACGCCACGCTTcattatttagcacagaaatacctgcttgcttgctttgactttgatcatctctatTCACTTTAGGTACAGAAACACCTCATtattcttatattatttatttcaggtatctcttttctatcatttgaaagtgaacaccgaccataatattaaatcacaagaacttttgacaagataaccaccctgttttaaatacattttaaaacttatacccgtcgaaaaacatcagttttttatgtttagtttgatgcACTCCTACATATTGCATGCACAAGCATGACCAGCACAcaatacggactaccggcacatccgggaacttgactgtaaatttcgtcaccgccccttttcgggggttaaaaaagcagcgcctccattggcttccattcaaaacagcgcaacaaagcaacgttttcacacagccggcaggcgcaaATAACCTACGAAACCACTCAGATCAAACACgtcgagtatttatctgtccatcctgcctgccatagagcgcgaaagatacattaacacatttaatttggtcaatataaaaacatgtccctttcattctcacagcgtcaaatttgtgtaacaacgccatccagtgattgctggaaatatcgctaagccagttagttgtatggctggacggaaaagtgcactcattactctaaatataaagacataataaataaatacgatgtaactttcaaatacgaagtaaaatcattcacttgcttccctgttgacttgatgaggtacgagtttaatgtccgggtaagacacctctggccaatggggagcgttgttacacaaatttgatgctgggagaatgaaagagacatgtttctACATTGACCAAATCAAACGTGTCAATGCATCCCTCGCGCTCCACGgccggcagggtggacagacaACCACTCAACGTGTCCAATCTGAGTGATCCCACAAGTCAcctacgcctgccggctgtgcacgaaggttgctttgttccgctgttttgaatggaagtcaatggaacgtctagtgcgatttcccccaaaagtgggcgtgaacctgttcagagacattctatgacgttgcgccggttgtgcgtatagcgcaacatcgatacaacaaaaagcaatccaaaatgtacagacttaaattaggtccaaatttatgtttataataaattaaataataataaaataaggtcagaagtatcAAGGTGAGAAATAAATATTTGCGAAATGCCTGaagtgcacggaaacaaaacacaagccaaatagataaatcagaaaattgtgatttataaataaaataaaataattattaaaagcacgaaagtatagccagaattgccagctttgtcttttaaatgtagaaacaaagaggcaattgtttattaacataaaaacctcttatggacgtgtTGCCATGTCACTGGggttgttggatttattaacgcattttaaaaatatttattgaaagctgctacttcacatattatttgcatcGCATTAccataatatgctgtatattaatatattgggataaagctgttatatgtgaaatcagataatatACTGCCAAAAttaatgatcctcatttcataataCATCTGCGACGATTCCACTGTGAGATTGGttgtcgaatcaggcttctcctattgatgcatcgaatcttcgactattcggggtcacccctagacaaattaatacatccctatcttttttcaatgcgtgcacttaatctttgtacagcgtgttgtgaatgtgttagcatttagcctagccctattcattACTTAGGATCCgaacagggatgaatttggaGGCCACCggacacttccatgttttccttatttggGGACTgatacatgagtagttacatgagtaagtatggtggtacgaaataaaacgtggcgattttttttttaagcggataaaaatgagaactatattgtgtggtggaagagcacttagtttgcagcacttcgacctctggtgcagtaacatcatcactcctgactactccccctctcgctcaaactttcgtcaatattactgcgccgaGGTCGAAATGctacaaactaagtgctcttccatcatacaatatagttctcattttttatccgctttaaaaatcgccacattttattttgtgacttACTCGTGTacctactcatgtaacagtctttaaatagggaaaacatgaaagtgtttggtggcttctaaattcatccctatttggatcctaaggaatgaatggggctaaatgttaacacattcacgacgcgctgtacaaagataaagtgcacgcattgaaaaaagataggtatgtattaatttgtctaagctgaggtaagaacatagtaacaTAGTATATGTAATTTTAGGGACTAAAAaagccctgtctggaaaaccgccCCATAGTCTTTGAAAGGATCTATCTTcagggctgtttacacttggtattaagatgtgttttcgtcgatcggatcacaagtggacgagagagacacattacgtttacacctggtatttaaatccgtctcttttgtccactttcgaccgcttctgtgctgaatactgtgagggggtggtctgtgagacggtgggcgagtctctctgctgtcattcaaacccgagcgggagtaattatgagtttatatggacgcaaactaatattatgtcggagtgcactgcttgtatagcaagtaaacatgctgcacagtgttttgtatatgagtatgtaagagctttctttgaattttcagcgcaattgatgaaataggatcgcgcaactttcacacgctttcaaaacgaaactacggagatcagccgcttagttttatcaatgaaaggctaaaaatagcgctgctcaccgaatgttcacgccagaagtcaaaaaagacgtaaaacttgtgtttaatacctcagattagataaatgggcggagagaaggcggtcacgtgtggctgttcgaacgcattcaaccacatgtgcgttccgcagctccaaagcgatccgatcgaaagtggtttcgaccacctctgcatgtggttgaaagtggtcgaaagtggacgagctcaaaacgttttgaacaccgtttacacctggcattaacgtcgtccacttgtgatccgatcgacgaaaacacatgttaatgccaagtgtaaacagcctctataTGTTTGTGATATTGTTGCTCTTAGTTCCGGGGACTCGACTGCACGGATCTGGAACTTGAGCGAGAGCAGCGCTGGAGGATCCACTCAACTGGTTCTGCGTCACTGTATCAGGGAGGGGGGGCAGGATGTGCCCAGTAACAAAGATGTCACCTCACTGGACTGGAATAGTGAGTTATGTGGTTATCACTGAAAAtgaaagaaatagttcacccaaaaataaatattaggaGATAATTTACTCGCCTCGTGCCATTCTGGGTGCCTTTTTTTTCTTGAGCCAAATACAGTCTGGGTTCTTCTAGTTTTGTAATGCATTGAAAAGTGACCACGGTTTTTTAAGCATCCATCCATATGACTCTGGTGCGTTAATATGTGTCTTCTGAAGTAACGATACGTTATCTTATGAAACAATattattcctttaaaataaaagtgtttttgcaACTTATTTTGCATccatataattaaaaaaacaacaaatgcaGGGCaggattttatttattaattggtGTCAAATCACATAATATCTCAGATTAGTACCCCAATGATGTTAAAGCATGTATTTGCTTACATTTTCAGAAATTGATTCAGACAGagttctctctcttttttgttttggataGAGTGAAGGTACACTTCTAGCCACAGGGTCCTATGATGGCTTTGCCCGAATATGGACTAAAGATGGTTAGCTTTTTTTAATTCTATTACTACCATCGGTACAAATACGACAGAATTCTCTTTTCATCCAATCAATGCCCTGTTACTCACAGGTAATCTTGCCAGTACACTGGGGCAGCACAAGGGTCCTATATTTGCTTTAAAGTGGAACAAGAAAGGAAACTTTATCCTCAGTGCTGGGGTTGATAAggtaaagtttaaaatgatTCTTCAGCTTGCCATTATCCCGTTCTATTCAAGTGAGATAATAGGGTCAAAGTTAAGGCTTGTGCTAATGAAAATGTGAATCTTTCAGACCACCATCATTTGGGACGCACACACAGGAGAAGCCAAACAGCAATTTCCATTCCATTCAGGTAACAGATCCTCTTAAGCATTGTATTCATGAATGACTCAATCATGGTTTCCCAAAATATATCTTGCTTGTCCAGTTGATcatatataaattattaaaaacaggTTTGCATGCTCTAGAATTCAGAATATTTATGTATACGTGGTAATCAGCCTATACCCGAATAATTCTCTTTTTAAGATAtttatggcacttttccattgcatagtactccacggtttggtttggtttagtttgggtcgggtcagcttacttttgggagcttttccattgggtgcagtacgtagtacccgatactttttctCGGTTGgtgttccaagcgacccgagctgataccaaacatgacgcgaaaacacagaagatcactgattggtctgagagaattgtcactacgcg of Misgurnus anguillicaudatus chromosome 2, ASM2758022v2, whole genome shotgun sequence contains these proteins:
- the tbl1xr1b gene encoding F-box-like/WD repeat-containing protein TBL1XR1b; amino-acid sequence: MSISSDEVNFLVYRYLQESGFSHSAFTFGIESHISQSNINGALVPPAALISIIQKGLQYVEAEVSINEDGTLFDGRPIESLSLIDAVMPDVVQTRQQVYKDKLAQQQAAAASSASSAAAAKNGENTANGEENGAHTLSNHHSDMMEVDRVVEIPASKAMVLRGHESEVFICAWNPVSDLLASGSGDSTARIWNLSESSAGGSTQLVLRHCIREGGQDVPSNKDVTSLDWNSEGTLLATGSYDGFARIWTKDGNLASTLGQHKGPIFALKWNKKGNFILSAGVDKTTIIWDAHTGEAKQQFPFHSAPALDVDWQSNNTFASCSTDMCIHVCKLGQDRPVKTFQGHTNEVNAIKWDPTGNLLASCSDDMTLKLWSMKQDTCVHDLQAHNKEIYTIKWSPTGPGTNNPNANLMLASASFDSTVRLWDAERGACIHTLTKHQEPVYSVAFSPDGRHLASGSFDKCVHIWNTQSGALVNSYRGTGGIFEVCWNSTGDKVGASASDGSVCVLDLRK